Proteins encoded by one window of Chroococcidiopsis sp. TS-821:
- a CDS encoding glycoside hydrolase family 31 protein, protein MPQYFGQLPIDEQPWETLSAVQNISQEQHCVRFDCGKSCLTLSILTPHLIRVRVAPTGEFTPRRSWAVTKDDAAWQIPSFEVQETATTIEIQTEQLRIVVQRENCQIACFDIANRPFAVDAAPGIGWRLGTTAAWKQIAADEHFYGFGERTGLLDKRSEVKTNWTTDALDYGSLTDEMYQAIPFFIALRPEVGYGIFFNTTFWSRFDIGVEQPGIWRMETHAGELDYYIIYGPTPAKILDTYTQLTGRMALPPKWALGYHQCRWSYESEIIVRKLAQEFRDRRIPCDVIHLDIDYMRGYRVFTWSPQRFPHPEKLIQELAEAGFKTVTIIDPGVKYEPEADYHVFDQGVTGNYFVRKADGQLFHGYVWPDKAVFPDFMRAEVRQWWGELHQSLTDIGVAGIWNDMNEPAISDRPFGDEGDKIWFPLDAPQGDDRATHAETHNLYGLMMARSCAEGLEKLRPTERSFVLTRSGYAGIQRWSSVWMGDNHSLWDHLEMSLPMLCNMGLSGVAFVGCDVGGFASNATAELFARWMQVGILYPFMRGHSALTTAQHEPWSFGDRTEKICREYLNLRYQLLPYIYTLFWEATTTGAPILRPLLYDFPNDPHTYALHDQVLLGSSLMAAPIYRPGVEHRAVYLPAGTWYDWWSGASYTGPTHILAHASLETMPLYAKAGAIIPMQPVMQYVDERSLDPLTIRVWQGNGEFTLYEDDGHTFAYRDDAYATTKISVNTEENRVVVSINQRQGNWSLPNREVIVELVGVGEQRFSDDGTAQQLVFDLAL, encoded by the coding sequence ATGCCGCAATATTTTGGACAACTACCAATTGACGAACAGCCGTGGGAAACACTCAGCGCAGTACAAAATATTTCTCAAGAACAACACTGTGTCAGATTTGATTGTGGCAAGTCGTGTTTGACACTTAGTATCCTTACCCCTCATTTGATTCGCGTGCGGGTTGCACCTACAGGAGAGTTTACACCAAGGCGATCGTGGGCAGTGACCAAGGATGATGCAGCGTGGCAAATTCCATCATTTGAGGTGCAGGAAACTGCTACTACCATTGAAATTCAAACTGAACAATTGCGTATCGTTGTCCAACGCGAAAACTGTCAAATTGCTTGCTTTGATATAGCAAATCGTCCTTTTGCAGTTGATGCTGCACCAGGAATTGGCTGGCGCTTAGGAACAACAGCAGCTTGGAAGCAAATTGCGGCTGACGAGCATTTTTACGGGTTTGGCGAACGTACAGGCTTATTAGATAAACGCAGTGAAGTCAAAACGAACTGGACAACGGATGCGTTAGACTACGGTTCGCTGACTGACGAGATGTATCAAGCGATTCCATTTTTTATTGCTTTGCGTCCGGAAGTCGGTTATGGCATCTTTTTTAATACGACGTTTTGGAGTCGCTTTGATATTGGTGTCGAACAGCCAGGAATCTGGAGAATGGAAACGCACGCGGGTGAGTTAGATTACTACATTATTTATGGTCCGACACCTGCCAAAATTCTTGATACCTACACGCAGTTAACAGGGCGCATGGCTTTACCGCCCAAATGGGCTTTGGGTTATCACCAATGTCGCTGGAGTTACGAATCGGAAATAATCGTCCGCAAACTTGCCCAAGAGTTTCGCGATCGCCGCATTCCCTGTGATGTGATTCATCTAGATATCGACTATATGCGAGGATATCGCGTGTTTACCTGGAGTCCTCAGCGGTTTCCGCATCCAGAGAAGTTAATCCAAGAACTCGCGGAAGCTGGCTTTAAAACGGTGACGATTATTGACCCTGGCGTGAAGTACGAGCCAGAAGCAGACTATCACGTTTTCGACCAAGGAGTTACAGGCAATTATTTTGTACGCAAAGCTGACGGACAGCTATTTCACGGCTACGTATGGCCCGATAAAGCTGTATTTCCTGATTTTATGCGTGCTGAGGTGCGCCAGTGGTGGGGAGAATTACACCAAAGTTTAACTGATATTGGCGTTGCCGGAATTTGGAACGATATGAACGAACCTGCCATTAGCGATCGCCCGTTTGGGGATGAAGGTGATAAGATTTGGTTTCCGTTGGATGCACCGCAAGGAGACGACCGCGCGACACACGCAGAGACGCATAACTTATATGGATTAATGATGGCGCGTTCTTGTGCGGAAGGTTTGGAGAAACTGCGACCAACTGAGCGATCGTTTGTGTTGACGCGATCGGGGTATGCAGGAATTCAGCGGTGGTCATCGGTGTGGATGGGTGATAATCATTCATTGTGGGATCACCTAGAAATGTCGCTACCGATGCTGTGCAATATGGGGCTATCGGGAGTTGCATTTGTCGGGTGCGATGTTGGTGGATTTGCGAGTAATGCTACAGCAGAATTATTTGCGCGGTGGATGCAAGTGGGAATACTGTATCCGTTTATGCGCGGACACTCGGCGCTGACAACTGCACAACACGAACCATGGTCGTTTGGCGATCGCACTGAAAAGATTTGCCGCGAATATCTTAATTTGCGTTACCAGCTATTGCCGTACATTTATACGCTGTTTTGGGAAGCGACAACGACAGGCGCGCCGATTTTACGTCCTTTACTATACGATTTTCCCAACGATCCGCATACGTACGCGCTGCACGACCAAGTGTTACTCGGTTCCTCACTGATGGCTGCACCGATTTATCGTCCTGGCGTCGAGCATCGTGCGGTTTACTTACCCGCAGGCACGTGGTACGACTGGTGGAGTGGTGCCTCTTATACTGGACCAACGCACATCCTCGCGCACGCCTCTCTGGAAACTATGCCACTTTATGCGAAGGCGGGTGCGATTATACCGATGCAACCAGTGATGCAGTATGTCGATGAGCGATCGCTCGACCCGTTAACAATACGTGTTTGGCAGGGTAATGGTGAATTTACGCTTTACGAAGACGATGGGCATACGTTTGCTTATCGAGATGATGCCTATGCGACTACAAAAATCAGCGTAAATACTGAAGAAAACCGCGTAGTTGTGAGTATTAATCAGCGTCAGGGAAATTGGTCGTTACCTAACCGCGAAGTTATTGTTGAGCTTGTGGGAGTTGGCGAACAACGATTTAGTGATGATGGCACAGCACAACAGCTAGTTTTTGACTTAGCACTTTAG